The Candidatus Polarisedimenticolia bacterium genome segment GTGATCGTTCCGGACGCGGGCGGGGGCCTGCCGTCCCTCTACCGGAACCTCGAGGAGGCCGGCCGCCGGGGCGCCGCGCGGGCCATCGTCGATCCCGTCCTCGACCCGATCCACTTCGGGTTCGCGGCCTCGATCCGGAGGTACTGCGAGGCGCGGGAGGCCCTGCCCGGCGTCGACATGCTGATGGGGGTCGGCAACCTGACCGAGCTGACGGAGGCCGACTCGGCCGGTATCAACGCCGTCCTCCTCGGGATCATGAGCGAGCTCGGCGTCCGGTACGCCCTGACCACCGAGGTGGTCGCCTGGGCGCGCGGCAGCGTGCGCGAGCTGGACTGCGGCCGGCGCATGATGCACCACGCGTCGCGGCGCTCGACGATTCCGAAGGGGTTCGACGACCGGCTGGTGACGACCCGCGACACGAGGGTCACGCACCCGACCGAGGCAGAGCTGCGCCTCATGCAGGAGCGCCTCACCGACCGGAACTTCCGGATCGAGACCGACGGCGAGTCGATCTTCGTGTTCAACAGCGAGCGCTTCGAGAAGGGGACCGACATCCGCAGGATTTTCCCGCGCCTCGGCGTGGACGCGGATGCGTCCCACGCCTTCTACCTCGGGCGGGAGCTCACGAAGGCCGACCTCGCCCGCCGCCTGGGAAAGAAGTACATCCAGGGGGAGCCCCTGCACTGGGGCTACCTGACCTGGAGCGAGGAGGAGGACGGCGGCCACGCGCGAGCCCGGCGGCGGCCCGCAGGAGGCAGGCGCGAGCCGGCCGGCCGGCGCGCCGCGGGACGATCATGACGCGACGCGAGGACCGCCTGGCGCTGTCCGGCATCCTCTGCCGCTGCCACATCGGTGTGACGGAGGAAGAGCGCCGCGAGCGGCAGAAGATCGAAATCGATCTCGAGCTGTTCGCCGACCTGGAGGAAGCCGGACGGACCGGAAATCTG includes the following:
- a CDS encoding DUF6513 domain-containing protein; translated protein: MDLKRGRIVFVTGQLAKDALGKVLPECGDGLDGTIETLRIKVAALMTTDYLTSTLKLPPCDTVCLPGLSQANTDALSKRFGVPFVKGPKDLRDLPSFFGRKAEGYRPDGEHAVTLLAEINDIFRLTDEEILAAASRYRLSGADVIDLGCSPENRLEDAGRIVALLRRHGFRASIDTFSDDEALSADAAGAELLLSLNSGNMHLAGRLRTAVPVIVPDAGGGLPSLYRNLEEAGRRGAARAIVDPVLDPIHFGFAASIRRYCEAREALPGVDMLMGVGNLTELTEADSAGINAVLLGIMSELGVRYALTTEVVAWARGSVRELDCGRRMMHHASRRSTIPKGFDDRLVTTRDTRVTHPTEAELRLMQERLTDRNFRIETDGESIFVFNSERFEKGTDIRRIFPRLGVDADASHAFYLGRELTKADLARRLGKKYIQGEPLHWGYLTWSEEEDGGHARARRRPAGGRREPAGRRAAGRS